Proteins encoded within one genomic window of Bradyrhizobium sp. CB1717:
- a CDS encoding class I adenylate-forming enzyme family protein, translating to MNQPAVSPTLDTLFQRTLMRQPHATALLDPLNKPRVTGHQPRRMSYAEADTAIEALSAHFVESGLPANSVIAIQLPNTVEFVLTVLAAHRAGLVVAVLPLLWRHAELTAALNRTAARAIVTMSTVDGVSYADLSMHAAAEAFSIRHVYGFGRDLPEGMASLDDVLARPPGTTRAVIQDGRKAAIISFDVTAEGFRPVPRPHFSLIAGGLAMSLEADVKQGATVMAAFTPMSFAGLASSLAVWLLSGGTLALHHPFENDVLEQQINEHECEVLIAPAQLALRLGDADLAARTPTLRNVVGLWRAPEQVAASDAWIAPHAPLTDVYLFGEAGLFGARRGEDGMPVPVMPGPHGAPREQAGSSIAGEILLTPKGTLGLRGAMVPIAAYAPPQPVGETLIAQPPRDYVDTGYAARLDRASGAICITAPPSGIMAVGGYRFLSNDLQEWARRLGQGALLTALPDRLSGHRLAGRALDNARAREALSELGLNPLMVEAFRDRSGPG from the coding sequence GTGAACCAGCCAGCCGTATCGCCGACGCTCGACACGTTGTTTCAGCGCACGCTGATGCGGCAGCCGCATGCGACCGCTCTGCTCGATCCTCTCAACAAGCCGCGCGTGACCGGGCACCAGCCGCGGCGGATGAGCTATGCCGAGGCCGACACCGCCATCGAGGCGCTGTCGGCCCATTTCGTCGAATCGGGCCTGCCGGCCAATTCCGTCATCGCGATCCAGTTGCCCAACACGGTCGAGTTCGTGCTGACCGTGCTTGCCGCCCATCGCGCCGGCCTCGTCGTCGCCGTGCTGCCGCTGCTGTGGCGGCACGCCGAGCTGACCGCGGCGCTCAACCGCACCGCGGCGCGCGCCATCGTCACCATGAGCACGGTCGACGGCGTCAGCTATGCCGACCTCTCGATGCACGCCGCCGCCGAGGCGTTCTCGATCCGTCATGTCTACGGCTTCGGACGCGACCTGCCCGAAGGCATGGCCTCGCTCGACGACGTCCTGGCCCGACCGCCCGGCACGACGCGCGCCGTGATCCAGGACGGCCGCAAGGCGGCGATAATCTCCTTCGACGTCACCGCAGAGGGCTTTCGCCCGGTGCCGCGGCCGCATTTCAGCCTGATCGCCGGCGGCCTTGCGATGTCGCTCGAAGCCGACGTCAAGCAGGGCGCAACGGTGATGGCGGCGTTCACGCCGATGTCGTTCGCGGGCCTCGCCTCTTCGCTGGCGGTGTGGCTGCTGTCGGGCGGCACGCTGGCGCTGCATCATCCGTTCGAGAACGACGTGCTGGAGCAGCAGATCAACGAGCACGAATGCGAGGTGCTGATCGCGCCGGCGCAGCTCGCGCTGCGGCTGGGCGATGCCGACCTCGCGGCGCGGACGCCGACGTTACGCAACGTCGTCGGCCTGTGGCGCGCGCCGGAGCAGGTGGCGGCGAGCGATGCCTGGATCGCGCCGCATGCGCCACTCACCGACGTCTATCTGTTCGGCGAGGCCGGACTGTTCGGCGCCCGCCGTGGCGAGGACGGCATGCCGGTGCCGGTGATGCCGGGACCGCACGGCGCGCCGCGCGAACAGGCCGGCTCCTCCATCGCCGGCGAGATCCTGCTGACGCCGAAGGGCACGCTCGGCCTGCGTGGGGCGATGGTGCCGATCGCGGCCTATGCCCCGCCGCAACCGGTCGGCGAGACGCTGATCGCGCAGCCGCCGCGCGATTATGTCGATACCGGCTACGCGGCGCGGCTCGACCGGGCGAGCGGCGCGATCTGTATCACTGCACCACCCTCCGGCATCATGGCTGTCGGCGGGTACCGTTTCCTCTCCAACGACCTGCAGGAATGGGCGCGCCGTCTCGGCCAGGGCGCCCTGCTCACCGCGCTGCCCGACCGCCTCTCCGGCCACCGGCTGGCAGGGCGGGCCCTGGACAATGCCCGCGCCCGCGAGGCGCTCAGCGAGCTCGGGCTTAACCCCCTGATGGTCGAGGCATTTCGTGACCGCTCCGGGCCGGGCTGA
- a CDS encoding extracellular solute-binding protein — MFMFQRLFEGPGLRLCMLALALACALTWGLSAGAVRAEEAHAIAMHGKPAMPADFTHMPYANPDARKGGRLTWGILGTFDSLNPFIVKGLPVHQMRSYVVESLLARGQDEPFTLYGLLARSVETDDDRTFVTFRLDPRARFSDGKPVTAEDVLFSWQMLRDRGRPNLRQYYAKATKAEATDPLTVRFDLTGANDRELPLILGLMPILPKHAVDVATFEETTLTGPVGSGPYRVTAVKPGASVTLTRNPDYWGRDLAINRGLYNFDEIRLDYFREANGQFEAFKRGLYDFRVENEPLRWHDGYDFPAARSGEVIRDTVKPGVPQPSEFLVFNSRRPIFADIRVRRALTLLFDFELVNRNYFFGLYSRVAGYFAGSELSAYGRPADARERELLKPFAAQIPPEIMDGSYRLPVTDGSGRDRTTLRAALKLLSEAGYDLDGTVLRNRATRAPFTFEIMVTTRDQERIALAFQRDLRRAGIEAGVRAVDPVQFDQRRLAYEFDMIQNRWDQSLSPGNEQYFYWGSAAADNPGTRNYMGARDPAIDAMIGALLEAREHTEFVSAVRALDRALIAGCYTIPLFNVSEQWIARWNRIERPRATALSGYLPETWWSKGEPQATQTK, encoded by the coding sequence ATGTTCATGTTCCAGCGCCTCTTCGAGGGCCCCGGTCTCCGCCTCTGCATGCTTGCCCTTGCGCTCGCTTGTGCGCTCACTTGGGGCCTGTCGGCGGGCGCCGTACGGGCCGAGGAGGCCCATGCCATCGCCATGCACGGCAAGCCGGCGATGCCCGCCGATTTCACCCATATGCCCTACGCCAATCCCGATGCCCGTAAGGGCGGTCGGCTGACTTGGGGCATTCTCGGAACCTTCGACAGTCTCAATCCCTTCATCGTGAAGGGATTGCCCGTGCATCAGATGCGCAGCTACGTCGTCGAGAGCCTGCTTGCGCGCGGCCAGGACGAGCCGTTCACGCTCTACGGCCTGCTCGCCAGGTCCGTCGAGACCGACGACGACCGGACCTTCGTGACGTTCCGCCTCGATCCCCGCGCCCGCTTCTCCGACGGCAAGCCGGTAACGGCCGAGGACGTGCTGTTCTCCTGGCAGATGCTGCGCGACCGCGGCCGCCCGAACCTGCGGCAATACTATGCCAAGGCCACCAAGGCTGAGGCAACCGATCCCCTCACCGTCCGCTTCGATCTCACCGGGGCCAATGACCGGGAGCTGCCGCTGATCCTCGGCCTGATGCCGATCCTGCCGAAGCATGCGGTCGATGTCGCGACCTTCGAGGAGACGACGCTAACGGGGCCGGTTGGCTCCGGCCCCTACCGCGTCACGGCGGTGAAACCCGGCGCCAGCGTGACGCTCACGCGCAATCCGGATTATTGGGGCCGCGACCTCGCCATCAATCGCGGGCTCTACAATTTCGACGAGATCAGGCTCGATTATTTCCGCGAGGCCAACGGACAGTTCGAGGCTTTCAAGCGCGGCCTCTACGATTTCCGCGTCGAGAACGAGCCGCTGCGCTGGCACGACGGCTACGACTTTCCGGCCGCCAGAAGCGGCGAGGTGATCCGCGACACCGTCAAGCCCGGCGTGCCGCAGCCTTCCGAATTCCTGGTCTTCAACAGCCGCCGTCCGATCTTTGCCGACATCCGCGTGCGCCGGGCCCTGACGCTGCTGTTCGATTTCGAGCTGGTCAACCGCAACTACTTCTTTGGCCTCTACTCGCGCGTCGCCGGCTATTTCGCCGGCTCGGAGCTCTCGGCCTATGGCAGGCCTGCGGATGCGCGCGAGCGCGAGCTGCTCAAGCCGTTCGCCGCGCAGATCCCGCCCGAGATCATGGACGGCAGCTACCGCCTGCCCGTGACCGATGGTTCGGGCCGCGACCGCACCACGCTGCGGGCCGCGCTGAAACTGTTGTCGGAAGCCGGCTACGATCTCGACGGCACCGTGCTGCGCAACCGCGCGACCAGGGCGCCCTTCACGTTCGAGATCATGGTCACGACCCGCGACCAGGAGCGCATCGCGCTCGCCTTCCAGCGCGACCTCAGGCGCGCCGGCATCGAGGCCGGCGTGCGCGCGGTCGATCCCGTGCAATTCGACCAGCGCCGGCTCGCTTACGAGTTCGACATGATCCAGAACCGCTGGGACCAGTCGCTGTCGCCCGGCAACGAGCAGTATTTCTATTGGGGCAGCGCTGCGGCCGACAATCCGGGGACCCGCAACTACATGGGCGCCAGGGATCCCGCCATCGACGCCATGATCGGCGCCCTGCTGGAGGCCCGTGAACATACGGAATTCGTCTCGGCGGTGCGCGCGCTCGACCGCGCCCTGATCGCGGGCTGCTACACAATCCCGCTGTTTAACGTATCCGAGCAATGGATCGCGCGCTGGAATCGGATAGAACGGCCAAGGGCTACCGCGCTGTCCGGCTACCTGCCGGAGACCTGGTGGTCCAAGGGTGAGCCTCAAGCGACGCAAACGAAGTGA
- a CDS encoding invasion associated locus B family protein, with the protein MNFCYLAASVRPRGRLLALLTATALVVPFAAEAQTPAPAPGAPAAPKAAPAPKAAPKAAPKAPAPAQAQPAPQAPAGAPAQQGAAQPADQQIQLIYAPWTKFCLKGQDANAKQVCFTGKDGRIESGQPVIAAVIIEPEGEPKKILRVTLPLGMQLVHGTRIIVDSNAPLQQPYVICFQNGCMSDYEATPELINSMKKGQNLVVQAINANGAPLTLPLPLAGEFQKAYDGPPTDPKVFEETQKKLQEELQKKADEQRKKLEQQGGAPGAPPTAQK; encoded by the coding sequence ATGAATTTCTGTTATTTGGCCGCGTCCGTCCGGCCGCGCGGGCGACTTCTCGCCTTGTTGACGGCGACGGCATTGGTCGTCCCGTTTGCCGCCGAAGCCCAGACCCCGGCGCCGGCTCCCGGTGCGCCCGCCGCACCCAAGGCGGCTCCGGCCCCGAAGGCGGCTCCGAAGGCTGCCCCCAAGGCTCCGGCACCCGCCCAGGCGCAGCCGGCCCCGCAGGCTCCCGCAGGCGCTCCGGCGCAGCAGGGCGCGGCCCAGCCCGCCGACCAGCAGATCCAGCTGATCTACGCCCCCTGGACCAAGTTCTGCCTCAAGGGCCAGGACGCCAACGCCAAGCAGGTCTGCTTCACCGGCAAGGACGGCCGCATCGAATCGGGCCAGCCGGTCATCGCCGCCGTGATCATCGAGCCGGAAGGCGAGCCCAAGAAGATCCTGCGCGTGACGCTGCCGCTTGGCATGCAGCTGGTCCACGGCACCCGGATCATCGTGGACAGCAACGCACCGCTGCAGCAGCCCTATGTGATCTGCTTCCAGAACGGCTGCATGTCCGATTACGAGGCCACGCCCGAGCTCATCAACAGCATGAAGAAGGGCCAGAATCTCGTTGTCCAGGCGATCAACGCCAACGGCGCGCCGCTGACCCTGCCGCTGCCGCTCGCCGGCGAATTCCAGAAGGCCTATGACGGTCCGCCGACCGATCCGAAGGTGTTCGAGGAAACCCAGAAGAAGCTCCAGGAAGAGCTTCAGAAGAAGGCTGACGAGCAGCGCAAGAAGCTCGAGCAGCAGGGTGGCGCGCCCGGCGCTCCTCCGACCGCCCAGAAGTAA
- the hspQ gene encoding heat shock protein HspQ — MIKARTAKFQIGQVVRHRIFSFRGVIFDIDPEFNNTEEWWLSIPEEVRPHKDQPFYHLLAENAESEYVAYVSEQNLLPDDSGEPVRHSQVAEIFIKDKTGGYRPRNPSLN, encoded by the coding sequence ATGATTAAAGCGAGGACCGCCAAATTCCAGATCGGACAGGTCGTCCGCCACCGGATCTTCTCGTTCCGGGGCGTGATCTTCGACATCGATCCGGAATTCAACAACACCGAGGAGTGGTGGCTGTCGATTCCCGAGGAGGTGCGGCCCCACAAGGACCAGCCGTTCTACCACCTGCTCGCGGAGAACGCGGAGTCGGAATACGTCGCCTATGTCTCCGAGCAGAACCTGCTGCCGGACGATTCCGGCGAGCCGGTCCGGCATTCCCAGGTCGCCGAGATCTTCATCAAGGACAAGACCGGCGGCTATCGCCCGCGCAATCCGTCGCTGAACTGA
- a CDS encoding AEC family transporter, with amino-acid sequence MVDILNLALPYFGLIFVGFACGKVKALPESGLAWMNFFLLYVSLPALLFAIMSKTPFAELNNPPFLIATTLSTVAAFTLALVVGKVLGRLTLREATLAGLSGGYGNIGYMGPGLALAVLGTKAAAPTALIFCCDSIFLFTIVPLLIELSDRDHPSIVHAFGVVLKQIVLNPLIMSACFGAAVAALHIELPVALDRTITFLQNAAAPTALFVLGVTVALRPFDRVPWEVPGVIAVKLLIHPLAAFGLMLAFGPFAQPWAATAVLMASLPPALNVFVIARQNDAWIESASVAVLLGTFASVVTLTSVMWAIQTGRLAFP; translated from the coding sequence ATGGTCGATATCCTCAATCTGGCTCTACCTTATTTCGGCCTGATCTTCGTTGGTTTCGCCTGCGGCAAGGTCAAGGCCTTGCCGGAATCGGGCCTCGCCTGGATGAACTTCTTCCTGCTCTACGTGTCGCTGCCGGCGCTGCTGTTCGCGATCATGTCGAAGACGCCGTTTGCCGAGCTGAACAACCCGCCGTTCCTGATCGCGACCACGCTGTCGACAGTGGCCGCATTCACGCTCGCGCTGGTCGTCGGCAAGGTGCTGGGACGTCTGACATTGCGCGAGGCGACGCTCGCCGGTCTCTCCGGCGGCTACGGCAACATTGGCTACATGGGACCGGGGTTGGCGCTCGCGGTGCTCGGGACAAAGGCCGCGGCGCCGACCGCGCTGATCTTCTGCTGCGACAGCATCTTCCTGTTCACGATCGTGCCGCTCCTCATCGAGCTCTCCGACCGCGACCATCCCTCCATCGTGCATGCCTTCGGCGTCGTGCTGAAGCAGATCGTGCTCAACCCGCTGATCATGTCGGCCTGCTTTGGTGCGGCGGTGGCCGCACTCCACATCGAGCTGCCGGTGGCGCTCGACCGCACCATCACCTTCCTCCAGAACGCGGCCGCGCCGACCGCGCTGTTCGTGCTCGGCGTGACCGTGGCGCTCCGTCCGTTCGACCGCGTGCCGTGGGAGGTGCCCGGCGTGATTGCGGTGAAGCTCCTGATTCATCCGCTCGCAGCGTTCGGCCTGATGCTGGCATTCGGCCCGTTCGCGCAGCCATGGGCCGCGACCGCCGTGCTGATGGCCTCGCTGCCGCCCGCGCTGAACGTGTTCGTGATTGCACGGCAGAACGATGCCTGGATCGAATCCGCCTCCGTCGCCGTGCTGCTCGGGACGTTCGCGTCGGTGGTCACGCTGACCAGCGTGATGTGGGCGATCCAGACCGGACGGCTGGCGTTTCCGTGA
- a CDS encoding UbiH/UbiF family hydroxylase, whose product MTDASTLFDAAVIGGGPAGLSAAIALAQAGARTALVARRLPYADNRTTALLGASVDLLESLDVWQRCRDKAAALEVMRLVDDTGRLFRAPEVRFSCHEIGLDAFGYNIDNRSLMLALEERAAELPGIVRFDDEAESVVIEADDVAIRTASAQFLSARLVVGADGRHSLCREAAGVAVTRRELTQTALTFNVGHTRPHRNVSTEFHTPHGPCVFVPLPGDRSSIVWVSAPADAERLRGLSDEELSAAIEKQSHSILGRMTVEPGRNLFPLAIERPRSFGRDRIALVGEAAHVVPPIGAQGLNLGLRDAADIARLAGEALAAGQDPGADDVLKRYDRARRPDILSRTFAIDIANRSLLNDFLPLQPVRAIGMHLLGAIGPLRRFAMREGLTPTWRR is encoded by the coding sequence ATGACAGACGCATCGACACTTTTTGACGCAGCCGTGATCGGCGGCGGACCGGCCGGCCTTAGCGCGGCCATTGCGCTGGCGCAGGCCGGAGCACGGACCGCGCTGGTGGCACGGCGCCTGCCCTATGCCGACAATCGCACCACCGCGCTGCTGGGGGCCTCCGTCGATCTCCTGGAGAGCCTCGACGTCTGGCAGCGCTGCAGGGACAAGGCGGCCGCGCTCGAGGTCATGCGGCTCGTCGACGACACCGGCCGGCTGTTCCGCGCGCCGGAGGTCCGTTTCTCCTGTCACGAAATCGGGCTCGACGCCTTCGGCTACAACATCGACAATCGTTCGCTGATGCTGGCGCTGGAAGAGCGCGCGGCCGAGCTGCCCGGGATCGTCCGTTTCGACGACGAGGCCGAGAGCGTCGTCATCGAAGCCGATGATGTCGCAATCCGCACGGCCTCCGCGCAATTCCTCTCGGCCCGGCTCGTGGTCGGCGCCGACGGCCGGCATTCGCTCTGCCGGGAGGCTGCCGGCGTCGCCGTGACGCGGCGCGAGCTGACGCAGACCGCGCTGACCTTCAACGTCGGCCACACGCGGCCGCATCGCAACGTCTCGACCGAGTTCCACACGCCGCACGGTCCCTGCGTGTTCGTGCCCCTGCCCGGCGACCGCTCCAGCATCGTCTGGGTCTCGGCGCCCGCGGATGCCGAGCGGTTGCGCGGCCTGAGCGACGAGGAGCTGTCCGCCGCGATCGAGAAGCAGTCGCATTCGATCCTGGGACGCATGACGGTCGAGCCCGGGCGCAACCTGTTTCCGCTGGCGATCGAGCGTCCAAGATCCTTCGGCCGCGACCGCATCGCGCTGGTCGGGGAAGCCGCCCATGTGGTCCCGCCGATCGGCGCCCAAGGCCTCAATCTCGGCCTGCGCGATGCCGCCGACATTGCGCGGCTTGCGGGCGAAGCGCTCGCGGCGGGCCAGGATCCCGGCGCGGACGACGTGCTCAAGCGCTACGATCGCGCCCGGCGGCCCGACATCCTGAGCCGGACCTTTGCGATCGACATCGCCAACCGTTCCCTGCTCAACGATTTCCTGCCGCTCCAGCCGGTCCGCGCCATCGGCATGCACCTGCTCGGCGCCATCGGCCCGCTACGGCGTTTCGCCATGCGCGAGGGTCTGACGCCGACCTGGCGAAGGTAG
- the pcsA gene encoding phosphatidylcholine synthase: MAYVQIGLILIAEAMDSREDSLKPTPAIRAAAFSVHIFTAFGAALALLAMLEAVREHWAAMFQWLGVALIIDAIDGPIARRLDVKNVQPNWSGDVLDLVVDFVTYVFVPAYAIVASGLLLPVAAPLLGVAIIVTSALYFADLRMKADDNHFRGFPALWNAAAFYLFLLHWSPLWSTLLVTALVVLTFVPFHVLHPVRVVRLRWLTMSLIGLWAVLSLYALEMDFHVGIGVTAALCAIALWISFSDALIRFARSFA, encoded by the coding sequence ATGGCTTATGTGCAAATCGGTCTCATTCTGATAGCAGAAGCCATGGACAGCCGAGAGGATTCCCTGAAGCCGACACCCGCGATCCGCGCCGCGGCGTTCTCGGTGCACATCTTCACCGCCTTCGGCGCGGCGCTCGCGCTGCTCGCGATGCTGGAGGCCGTGCGTGAGCACTGGGCGGCGATGTTTCAATGGCTCGGCGTCGCGCTGATCATCGACGCGATCGACGGTCCGATCGCGCGCCGGCTCGACGTCAAGAACGTGCAGCCGAACTGGTCGGGCGACGTGCTCGATCTCGTGGTCGACTTCGTCACCTATGTGTTCGTGCCGGCCTATGCGATCGTGGCGAGCGGGCTGTTGCTGCCGGTGGCGGCGCCCTTGCTCGGCGTCGCCATCATCGTCACCAGCGCATTGTATTTCGCCGATCTGCGCATGAAGGCCGACGACAATCACTTCCGCGGTTTCCCGGCGCTGTGGAATGCGGCAGCGTTCTATCTGTTCCTGCTGCACTGGTCGCCGCTGTGGTCCACGCTGCTGGTCACGGCCCTGGTGGTGCTGACCTTCGTGCCGTTCCACGTGCTGCATCCGGTCCGCGTCGTGCGGCTGCGCTGGCTGACGATGTCGCTGATCGGGCTCTGGGCGGTGCTGTCCCTCTACGCGCTGGAGATGGACTTTCACGTCGGTATCGGGGTGACCGCCGCGCTGTGCGCGATCGCGCTCTGGATCAGCTTCAGCGACGCGTTGATCCGCTTCGCAAGATCCTTCGCATGA
- a CDS encoding TerC family protein has translation MMHLITSPEAWAALLTLTSLEIVLGIDNVIFLSVIVSRIPEQQANRARQIGLALALIFRIILLSVLVWLIGLTAPVFSFAANDFSWRDLILIGGGLFLIAKATHEIHAEVEADDDEGDEQSGGSAFFWVIVQIIVIDIVFSLDSIITAIGMAQDIEIMIAAVVIACLIMYISSGPVSRFVAEHPTTKMLALAFLVLIGVALVADGFKFHIPRGYIYFAIAFSAAVEFFNVLAKRNRKRASKPAV, from the coding sequence ATGATGCATCTGATCACCAGCCCCGAGGCGTGGGCCGCGCTGCTCACACTGACCTCGCTCGAGATCGTGCTCGGCATCGACAACGTCATCTTCCTGTCGGTGATCGTCTCGCGCATCCCCGAGCAGCAGGCGAACCGCGCCCGCCAGATCGGGCTCGCGCTGGCGCTGATCTTCCGCATCATCCTGCTCAGCGTGCTGGTCTGGCTGATCGGCCTGACCGCGCCGGTGTTCTCGTTTGCAGCTAACGACTTCTCCTGGCGCGACCTGATCCTGATCGGCGGCGGCCTGTTCCTGATCGCGAAGGCAACGCACGAGATTCACGCCGAGGTCGAGGCCGATGACGACGAAGGCGATGAGCAATCCGGCGGCAGCGCCTTCTTCTGGGTGATCGTCCAGATCATCGTCATCGACATCGTGTTCTCGCTGGACTCGATCATCACCGCGATCGGCATGGCACAGGACATCGAGATCATGATCGCGGCTGTCGTGATCGCCTGCCTGATCATGTACATTTCGTCCGGGCCGGTGTCGCGATTCGTCGCGGAGCATCCGACCACGAAGATGCTGGCGCTGGCCTTCCTGGTGCTGATCGGCGTCGCGCTGGTCGCGGACGGATTCAAATTCCACATCCCGCGTGGCTACATCTATTTCGCAATTGCGTTCTCGGCGGCGGTCGAATTCTTCAACGTGCTGGCCAAGCGCAATCGCAAGAGGGCGAGCAAGCCGGCGGTCTAG
- a CDS encoding quinone oxidoreductase codes for MTKAVRVHKVGGPEALVYESVDVPAPGPGEVRIRQHAVGLNFIDVYYRTGLYKAPGLPFIAGNEASGEVVAVGPGVTHFHPGDRVAYYHNLGAYTGERNLPWEKLVKLPDHITHEQGAVLMLKGLTVWYLLHKTFKVEPHHRVLIHAAAGGVGLLACQWASALGAHVIGTVGSREKAELAEANGCDHVILYNEEDFVARVKQISRNEGCDVVYDGVGKATFPGSLSCLKPRGMFVSFGNASGPVPPFSISELNNHGSLFATRPKLNDYIGTRKELLEGADTLFAAVINGKLHVPINHAYALKDAAKAHVDLESRKTTGASILKP; via the coding sequence ATGACCAAAGCCGTCCGGGTGCACAAGGTCGGGGGCCCCGAAGCCCTGGTCTATGAGAGCGTCGACGTACCGGCGCCCGGCCCCGGCGAGGTGCGCATCCGCCAGCACGCGGTGGGCCTCAACTTCATCGACGTCTACTACCGCACCGGCCTCTACAAGGCGCCGGGGCTGCCCTTCATCGCCGGCAACGAGGCCTCGGGCGAGGTGGTTGCGGTCGGGCCGGGCGTCACGCATTTCCATCCCGGCGACCGCGTCGCCTATTACCACAACCTGGGTGCCTATACCGGCGAGCGCAACCTCCCCTGGGAGAAGCTGGTCAAGCTGCCCGACCACATCACCCACGAGCAGGGCGCCGTGCTGATGCTGAAGGGGCTGACGGTCTGGTATCTCCTGCACAAGACCTTCAAGGTCGAGCCGCACCACCGCGTGCTGATCCACGCCGCCGCCGGCGGTGTCGGCCTGCTCGCCTGCCAGTGGGCGAGCGCGCTCGGCGCCCATGTCATCGGCACGGTCGGCTCGCGCGAGAAGGCCGAGCTCGCGGAAGCCAATGGCTGCGACCACGTCATCCTCTACAACGAGGAGGACTTCGTCGCCCGCGTGAAGCAGATCAGCCGCAACGAGGGCTGCGACGTCGTCTATGACGGCGTCGGCAAGGCGACCTTCCCGGGCTCGCTGTCCTGCCTGAAGCCGCGCGGCATGTTCGTCTCCTTCGGCAATGCCTCAGGCCCCGTGCCGCCGTTCTCGATCTCCGAGCTCAACAATCACGGCTCGCTGTTCGCGACGCGGCCGAAGCTCAACGACTATATCGGCACCCGCAAGGAGCTGCTGGAAGGCGCCGACACGCTGTTCGCCGCCGTCATCAACGGCAAGCTGCACGTGCCGATCAACCATGCCTACGCGCTGAAGGACGCCGCGAAGGCGCATGTCGACCTCGAAAGCCGCAAGACGACCGGCGCGTCGATCTTGAAGCCGTAG